A region of Clostridium acetobutylicum ATCC 824 DNA encodes the following proteins:
- a CDS encoding ABC transporter ATP-binding protein, giving the protein MTYIKNNTKTKNDKNLNSLTRLLHLALPYKKKIILSAICVLLVNAAELLKPFILKVSIDDFLVGKRVQSGFYSISSMGFLYFGVVALGGFFSISEANLINSAAQSIMKGLRSSVFKTIQLLPLSYLDKTSSGSLITRATNDVEALSEMYTDVIISLFQDIFLLLGIIYAMLSLNIELSLISFSVIPIMFFLVFSLKTRIKRNFAKMKSLIGKINGFMAENLSGMKLVQIFTAEKEKRREFKALNNEYFNATLFQVRLNSILRPASNVFQNLSIALLLWYGMAKIANHTIQIGVLYAFTSYIRQFFDPISDLADSYTTIQSALVSADRIFELLDKKIILEDLHKGIPMKKIEGDVEFKDVWFSYDNKNFILKGLNFKINKGETAAFVGETGAGKTTIISLISGFYKVQKGEILIDGVNINSIRPSDLRKNVAVVLQDVFLFSGNIKSNITLNDFVPEDVINSAVEASFAKDFIEKLPNKLNEPVMERGKTFSAGQKQLLSFARAIAHTPSIFVLDEATANIDTYTEKLIQKAIENITRDKTTFIIAHRLSTIRNADKILVIDNGKIVEMGNHNELMKKDGYYRNLVYEGMKKE; this is encoded by the coding sequence ATACGAAGACAAAAAATGATAAAAACTTAAATAGCCTTACACGCCTTCTTCATCTTGCTCTACCCTACAAGAAAAAAATTATTCTTTCTGCTATATGTGTACTTTTAGTAAATGCAGCAGAGTTACTAAAACCCTTCATACTAAAGGTCTCAATAGATGATTTTCTAGTTGGAAAGAGAGTCCAAAGTGGCTTTTATTCCATATCTTCTATGGGCTTTTTATATTTTGGCGTAGTAGCTCTAGGAGGATTTTTTTCAATAAGTGAGGCAAATCTAATAAACTCGGCCGCTCAAAGTATAATGAAAGGCCTTAGAAGTTCTGTATTTAAGACCATACAGCTTCTTCCTTTATCCTATTTAGATAAAACCTCCTCCGGTAGTCTCATAACTAGAGCTACAAATGATGTAGAAGCTTTAAGCGAAATGTACACAGATGTAATTATAAGCTTATTTCAAGATATTTTTCTACTTTTAGGAATTATATATGCTATGCTTTCTCTTAATATAGAGCTTTCTTTAATTTCATTTTCTGTAATACCTATTATGTTTTTTTTAGTTTTTTCTTTGAAAACGAGAATTAAAAGAAACTTTGCTAAAATGAAAAGCTTAATAGGTAAAATCAATGGTTTTATGGCTGAAAATTTATCCGGAATGAAACTTGTTCAAATCTTTACAGCAGAAAAGGAAAAGAGAAGAGAATTTAAAGCTTTAAATAATGAATACTTCAATGCCACCTTATTTCAAGTACGCTTAAATAGTATTCTCCGTCCTGCTTCAAACGTGTTCCAAAATTTATCCATAGCACTGCTTCTTTGGTATGGAATGGCCAAAATCGCAAACCATACCATTCAAATAGGCGTTTTATATGCCTTTACAAGCTATATAAGACAATTCTTTGATCCAATTTCTGATCTTGCAGATAGCTACACAACAATTCAATCTGCTCTTGTTTCTGCAGATCGAATATTTGAACTTTTAGATAAAAAAATTATTCTTGAGGATTTGCATAAAGGAATTCCTATGAAGAAAATTGAGGGAGACGTTGAATTCAAAGACGTATGGTTCTCCTACGATAATAAAAATTTCATATTAAAAGGCTTAAATTTCAAAATAAATAAAGGAGAAACAGCAGCCTTTGTTGGAGAAACCGGTGCAGGTAAAACAACTATAATAAGTCTTATAAGTGGTTTTTATAAGGTTCAAAAAGGTGAAATTTTAATAGATGGTGTCAACATAAATTCAATAAGACCTTCAGATTTAAGAAAAAATGTTGCTGTGGTGCTCCAAGATGTATTTTTATTTTCAGGAAACATAAAAAGCAATATAACACTTAATGATTTTGTGCCAGAAGATGTTATAAACTCAGCAGTTGAAGCTTCCTTTGCAAAAGACTTTATTGAAAAACTACCTAACAAACTTAATGAACCTGTTATGGAAAGGGGTAAAACCTTTTCCGCTGGTCAAAAACAGCTTTTATCCTTTGCAAGAGCTATAGCTCATACCCCTTCTATTTTTGTTCTAGATGAAGCTACTGCAAACATAGATACATATACTGAAAAGCTCATTCAAAAGGCAATAGAAAATATTACACGTGATAAAACTACTTTTATAATAGCTCATAGACTTTCAACTATAAGAAATGCAGATAAAATACTAGTTATAGATAATGGTAAGATTGTAGAAATGGGAAATCATAATGAACTTATGAAAAAAGATGGGTATTACAGAAATCTAGTATATGAGGGTATGAAAAAAGAGTGA
- a CDS encoding DUF1002 domain-containing protein, whose protein sequence is MKLRSIVSKLLVLFILTYVVSAMPLKAKADAFTSVTVGGDLSEQQKSDMLKYFGVTKDQVNLIQVNIDEERKYLGNVATKEQIGTKSISCSYVKPTENGGLDVTTYNIYWVNSDMIKNALITAGINNAEVKAAAPFNVSGTAALTGIMKGFEASKGGNQISEANKQAANQELVTTGELGQKIGKDKAAGLMNEVKKEVVEQKPDSKDETEKIVKNVVNNYNYNLNDNDINKITNVMYKISNLNLDYSKIKGQLNQVASKLKSTLQSDEAKGFFSRTWTSIKNFFQGLF, encoded by the coding sequence ATGAAACTTAGGAGTATTGTGAGTAAATTATTGGTTTTGTTTATACTAACATATGTAGTATCTGCAATGCCACTTAAAGCTAAGGCAGATGCTTTTACAAGTGTTACAGTAGGAGGTGATTTAAGCGAACAACAAAAATCAGATATGCTTAAATATTTTGGAGTAACAAAAGATCAGGTGAATTTAATACAAGTAAATATAGATGAGGAAAGAAAATATTTAGGCAATGTAGCAACAAAGGAACAGATAGGAACTAAGTCTATATCCTGTTCATATGTTAAGCCAACAGAAAATGGTGGATTAGATGTAACTACATATAATATATATTGGGTTAATTCAGATATGATCAAGAATGCCCTTATTACAGCAGGTATAAATAATGCAGAGGTTAAGGCAGCAGCACCCTTTAATGTATCAGGAACAGCTGCACTTACAGGAATAATGAAAGGTTTTGAAGCTAGTAAAGGTGGAAACCAAATAAGCGAGGCCAATAAACAAGCTGCAAATCAAGAATTGGTTACTACAGGAGAATTAGGGCAGAAAATAGGTAAAGATAAAGCTGCTGGATTAATGAATGAAGTAAAGAAGGAAGTAGTTGAACAAAAACCTGATAGTAAGGATGAAACTGAAAAGATAGTAAAAAATGTAGTGAATAACTACAATTATAATTTAAATGATAATGACATAAACAAAATAACAAATGTAATGTATAAAATAAGCAACCTTAATTTAGATTATAGCAAAATAAAAGGACAGCTTAATCAAGTAGCAAGCAAGTTGAAAAGTACATTACAAAGTGATGAGGCTAAAGGATTTTTTAGTAGAACATGGACATCTATTAAAAATTTCTTTCAAGGATTATTTTAA
- a CDS encoding response regulator transcription factor yields MSLITKNNFSIMVVDDEEHIVEFLKMGLEAEGFTVYTAFNGNDAVIYSRKLNPNLIILDVMLPYMNGYEVCSLIKKASNIPIIMLTAKDEIDDKVLGLNLGADDYMIKPFSFKELLARINARLRNSFSETLNKVVIGPFLIKDSAHEIIYKDDILSLSPTEYNLLKYLLLNNGIALSKDQILEKVWGYDFTGEKNIVEVYIRYLRDKISDKNHTIIRTVRGVGYKVVI; encoded by the coding sequence ATGTCCTTAATTACTAAAAATAATTTTTCTATAATGGTGGTAGATGACGAAGAGCACATAGTTGAATTTTTAAAAATGGGTTTAGAGGCAGAAGGCTTTACGGTATACACTGCTTTCAACGGAAACGATGCAGTAATATATTCAAGAAAATTAAATCCAAATTTGATAATTTTAGATGTAATGCTCCCTTACATGAATGGCTATGAGGTTTGTTCCTTAATAAAAAAGGCCTCAAACATTCCAATTATAATGCTAACTGCAAAGGATGAGATTGACGATAAGGTCCTAGGTCTTAATTTAGGTGCAGACGATTATATGATAAAACCTTTTAGCTTCAAAGAGCTTTTAGCTAGGATAAACGCAAGACTTAGAAATTCATTCTCAGAGACTTTAAACAAAGTTGTTATTGGACCTTTTTTAATAAAAGATAGTGCTCACGAAATCATTTATAAAGATGATATTTTATCACTATCTCCAACAGAGTATAACTTATTAAAATATCTTCTTTTAAATAATGGAATAGCTTTGAGTAAAGATCAAATACTTGAAAAAGTATGGGGCTATGATTTCACAGGAGAAAAAAATATAGTAGAAGTGTACATACGTTATTTAAGAGATAAAATTTCAGATAAAAATCACACCATAATTCGTACCGTAAGGGGTGTGGGCTACAAGGTGGTGATATAA
- a CDS encoding sensor histidine kinase — protein MNISIFKEKSLKWQLLRRMFLLLICFLIILEIFQYFFLRHYICKDKEMLLESRINNVAHLMTTIDSEASLKKNSGYLIKKSLYFDTTSSVIDKNGNVLLFHIKDKHPTSPPIISASEYKAIMKREGNLEGYTITKNKCGEPQITIWRKIGNLNSPLGLIQLTTPYHSAAQFLYKQIYIYIVACVLILILSILIGGTLIKHTLKPLYRIAHTLNNLTVGDLNKRLSENNNQVEIDHLATAFNNMFSRIEISFNREKELKKKMQQFISDASHELRTPLTSIRGFVEVLLIGSYKDEKKLKLALNTILIESERLTELVNNLLTLTRLDRSTHTEMTKQNMSDIIEEIYPQLKILAKNRQVNLNLYDNNAYFLGNKNQIKQVIFNIVQNSINYTDKETGIITLSLSIEDTLFILKISDNGIGIASKDLPHIFDRFFRSETHRSRESGGYGLGLSIAKSIIQSHGGEISTKSIINQGTSFYIKLKRI, from the coding sequence GTGAATATATCAATATTTAAGGAAAAAAGCTTAAAATGGCAGCTTTTAAGAAGGATGTTTTTGCTATTAATATGTTTCCTTATAATTCTAGAAATATTTCAATACTTTTTCTTAAGACATTATATATGCAAAGATAAAGAAATGCTTTTAGAATCGCGAATAAACAATGTAGCTCACTTAATGACAACTATAGACTCAGAGGCTTCTCTTAAAAAAAATTCTGGGTATCTTATAAAAAAATCTCTATACTTTGATACTACTTCCTCTGTTATAGACAAGAATGGAAACGTACTTCTATTTCACATTAAGGATAAACATCCTACCTCTCCTCCTATAATTTCGGCCTCCGAATACAAGGCTATAATGAAAAGAGAAGGCAATTTAGAAGGTTATACAATTACTAAAAATAAATGTGGAGAGCCACAAATAACTATATGGCGTAAAATAGGTAATTTAAATTCACCTTTAGGACTTATTCAGTTAACCACTCCTTACCATTCTGCAGCTCAATTTCTGTACAAACAAATTTACATCTACATAGTAGCTTGCGTGCTTATTTTGATTTTAAGTATTTTAATTGGAGGAACTTTAATAAAACATACCTTAAAACCTTTATATAGAATAGCACATACTTTAAATAATCTTACAGTAGGTGATTTGAACAAAAGGCTTTCAGAAAACAACAATCAAGTTGAAATAGATCACTTAGCAACTGCTTTTAATAATATGTTCTCACGTATAGAAATCTCCTTCAATCGTGAAAAGGAGCTAAAGAAAAAAATGCAGCAATTTATTTCAGATGCCTCTCATGAGCTGAGAACGCCTTTAACCTCCATACGTGGATTTGTTGAGGTCTTATTAATAGGCTCTTATAAAGACGAAAAGAAATTAAAACTCGCTTTAAATACTATTCTTATTGAAAGCGAAAGATTAACTGAACTAGTCAATAACCTTTTAACTCTTACTAGATTAGATCGGAGTACTCATACTGAAATGACAAAACAAAACATGAGTGATATAATCGAAGAAATTTATCCTCAGCTAAAAATACTTGCTAAAAATAGACAAGTAAATTTAAATTTATATGATAATAATGCTTATTTCTTGGGAAATAAAAATCAAATAAAGCAGGTCATATTTAATATAGTTCAAAATTCCATAAATTACACTGATAAAGAAACTGGAATTATAACACTATCCTTGTCTATAGAAGACACTCTATTTATTTTAAAGATATCAGACAATGGAATAGGTATAGCTTCTAAAGATCTTCCTCACATATTCGACAGATTCTTTAGAAGCGAAACACACCGTTCAAGAGAATCCGGTGGATATGGACTTGGCTTATCCATTGCAAAATCAATAATACAAAGTCATGGTGGTGAAATTTCTACTAAAAGTATTATAAATCAAGGAACCTCATTTTATATAAAATTAAAAAGAATCTAA
- a CDS encoding FAD:protein FMN transferase, with protein sequence MFKNIFFHDTSFNKILYCLGTVINLTAYGKNAETAIDESIKVLEKIDDKFSAFKTLSEVSKINRTAHNNFIKLSSEAFSLIENSIYYSRLTNGCFDPTIKPLVNLWNIGKENFRIPKESEISTSISLVNYTDIVLDKKNSSIMLKKQKQSVDLGGIAKGYAADKVKEVFTNYKVKHGIIDLGGNIFVVGKKDRSHNWNIGIQNPFSERGGYIGILNLKNKSVVTSGNYERYSIYKGKKYHHIINPKTGYPEDNEVLSVSVISDESIDGDGLSTGLYIMGVKKGIDLVNSIKGVDCIFVTKKKEVYLTNDIKSNFKISNKEFQFKEVG encoded by the coding sequence ATGTTTAAAAATATCTTTTTTCATGATACTTCTTTTAATAAAATTTTATATTGCCTTGGCACCGTCATAAATTTAACTGCTTATGGTAAAAATGCTGAAACTGCTATAGATGAATCTATTAAAGTTTTAGAGAAAATAGATGATAAATTTTCTGCTTTTAAAACTTTAAGTGAGGTTTCTAAAATAAATAGAACTGCTCACAACAATTTTATAAAACTAAGTTCTGAAGCCTTTTCATTAATAGAAAATTCAATATACTATAGCAGATTAACAAATGGATGTTTTGATCCTACCATAAAGCCACTAGTAAACTTATGGAATATAGGTAAAGAAAATTTTAGAATTCCAAAAGAGTCTGAAATTTCTACTTCTATTAGCCTCGTTAATTACACTGACATAGTTCTTGATAAAAAAAACTCTTCAATAATGCTAAAAAAGCAAAAGCAAAGTGTAGATTTAGGTGGCATAGCTAAAGGTTATGCAGCTGATAAGGTAAAAGAAGTTTTCACTAACTATAAAGTAAAGCATGGAATAATTGATTTGGGTGGGAATATTTTTGTTGTTGGAAAAAAAGATCGTTCCCATAACTGGAATATAGGAATTCAAAATCCATTTTCCGAAAGAGGAGGCTATATTGGAATATTGAACCTAAAGAATAAATCAGTGGTGACTTCGGGAAATTATGAAAGATACTCCATTTATAAAGGTAAAAAATATCACCATATAATAAATCCTAAAACAGGTTATCCCGAAGATAATGAGGTCTTAAGCGTAAGTGTCATATCTGATGAATCTATAGATGGCGACGGTTTATCTACTGGTCTTTACATTATGGGAGTAAAAAAAGGTATTGATTTAGTAAATTCCATTAAAGGTGTTGATTGTATTTTTGTAACAAAGAAAAAAGAAGTCTATTTAACAAATGATATAAAAAGTAATTTCAAAATCTCAAATAAAGAATTTCAATTTAAAGAGGTGGGATAA
- a CDS encoding FMN-binding protein codes for MIKKISKLQIARFISQLIFLFLLPGIFVLAFSQIGILYSNILKGNFDLITLFSSISIAVITLLTTIILGRFFCGWMCSFGFMNDVIYMLSSKIFKTKFKVDEKTDNLLKLLKYIILVLIGIFVWTLKNSNLNNYSPWNAFAQIPNLKTAIFQYSLGFIILGIIIVGAAFVERFFCRYLCPLGGIFTLTSKFRLFKINKPTKKCGKCRLCTNNCAMGIDLYKYPKVTSGECIDCLKCLDVCPRKNTQMNIVGENITPTLASSIAIATFAGMYAGSNFISSSLPNTTPPISTTTANPQVKYKDGTYTASGTGFSPNLQVSVTIKDNKISNIELLSNNETPKFFERASSVVPDEIIKAQSTNVDAVSGATRSSNGIIEAVQNALEKAK; via the coding sequence ATGATTAAAAAAATTTCAAAATTACAGATAGCAAGATTTATTTCTCAGTTAATATTTCTTTTTCTGCTCCCAGGCATATTTGTATTAGCATTTAGTCAAATAGGAATTCTATACTCTAATATTCTAAAAGGTAACTTTGATTTAATAACTCTATTTTCTTCAATCTCTATAGCCGTAATTACTTTACTAACAACCATCATACTTGGAAGATTTTTTTGCGGTTGGATGTGTTCCTTTGGATTTATGAATGATGTTATATATATGTTATCCAGTAAAATATTCAAAACAAAATTTAAAGTAGATGAAAAAACAGATAATCTTCTCAAGCTTCTTAAATACATTATTCTAGTTCTCATAGGAATTTTTGTTTGGACGTTAAAAAATAGCAACCTTAATAACTATAGTCCTTGGAATGCCTTTGCCCAAATACCGAACCTTAAGACTGCTATTTTTCAGTATTCTCTAGGCTTCATAATACTTGGTATAATAATTGTAGGAGCTGCCTTTGTAGAGAGGTTCTTCTGCAGATACCTATGTCCTCTAGGTGGGATCTTTACTCTAACCTCTAAATTTAGATTGTTTAAAATCAATAAACCAACTAAAAAATGTGGTAAATGTAGATTGTGTACAAATAACTGTGCAATGGGAATAGATCTTTATAAATATCCTAAGGTTACCAGCGGGGAATGTATAGATTGTTTAAAATGTCTGGATGTCTGTCCAAGAAAAAATACTCAAATGAACATTGTTGGTGAAAACATAACCCCAACGCTAGCTAGTTCTATTGCAATAGCAACCTTTGCAGGTATGTATGCTGGATCTAATTTTATTTCTTCTTCTTTGCCTAATACTACTCCACCTATATCAACTACAACTGCTAATCCTCAAGTTAAATATAAAGATGGAACTTACACTGCTAGTGGTACTGGCTTTAGCCCTAATTTACAGGTTTCTGTAACGATTAAGGACAATAAAATATCAAATATAGAACTCTTATCTAACAATGAAACCCCTAAGTTCTTTGAAAGAGCCTCTAGTGTTGTTCCTGACGAAATAATAAAAGCTCAATCTACAAATGTTGATGCTGTTTCTGGTGCTACTAGAAGTAGTAATGGCATTATAGAAGCTGTTCAAAATGCTTTAGAAAAAGCTAAATAA
- a CDS encoding methyl-accepting chemotaxis protein: MKRVTDLKIFTKLIIAFIFVAVISTIAGVVGVLKINGVNKNLDNIYNVDMKGTNILYQIRGYVIEVRADILLIMDPMNKSKIDSIVGDIDDIVQKDNELIKEYKTTIFTDEDRTLFYQFLDNLAKWRQSREKVIAYAKAGDYMSASVEFKTHTTPYRNAALQKLDADIKYNAKVAKNDYSSSKVQYKSAVNISTIFVIISTLVAVIMGVVLARHISKPLLGMKELSERLAEFDFSKELVYDSKDEFGQSTKALNKAQENVKELIKVIMSNAQELSASSEELSATSQELASKAISIDNEITKVATSIEESSAASEEISASIQEVDTSVNNLSSKALDGSNNASESKDRALKVSKEGKTASQDMINMYSEKEKSILKAIEEGKVIGDIRIMADAIAEIANQTNLLSLNASIEAARAGEMGKGFAVVANEVKELAKQSGDAVEGINKTIEKVNAAFEHLSKNSSEILKFMDENVKSQFSKFIQMGDQYEKDSEFVSDMSSEIASMAEELEATIGQVNDAMQNMANNQQQEAESSEEVKGTISEVAASADQVSKMSQSQAEVAMKLNELILKFKI; this comes from the coding sequence ATGAAAAGGGTAACTGATTTAAAGATTTTTACCAAATTAATAATAGCATTTATTTTTGTAGCAGTTATATCTACTATAGCGGGTGTAGTAGGAGTTTTAAAGATCAACGGTGTTAACAAAAATTTAGATAACATATACAATGTAGATATGAAAGGTACCAATATTTTGTATCAAATAAGGGGATATGTTATTGAAGTAAGGGCAGATATACTTTTAATTATGGACCCAATGAATAAATCTAAAATTGACAGTATAGTTGGAGATATTGATGACATAGTACAAAAGGACAATGAATTAATAAAGGAATACAAAACTACTATCTTTACGGATGAAGATAGAACACTATTTTATCAGTTCCTAGATAATTTAGCTAAGTGGAGACAATCTAGGGAGAAGGTTATTGCTTACGCTAAAGCAGGAGACTATATGAGTGCTTCTGTTGAATTCAAAACACATACAACACCTTACAGAAACGCTGCGCTTCAGAAACTGGATGCAGATATAAAATATAACGCTAAGGTTGCAAAAAACGATTATAGTAGTAGTAAGGTTCAGTACAAAAGTGCAGTAAATATTTCAACTATATTTGTCATTATTTCAACTTTGGTTGCAGTTATTATGGGAGTAGTTTTAGCAAGACATATAAGCAAACCTTTATTAGGAATGAAGGAGCTATCGGAGAGACTTGCTGAATTTGACTTTTCTAAAGAGTTGGTTTATGACAGCAAGGATGAATTTGGACAATCAACTAAGGCACTTAATAAAGCTCAGGAAAATGTAAAAGAACTTATTAAAGTTATAATGTCAAATGCCCAAGAATTAAGTGCTTCAAGTGAAGAACTGTCAGCTACAAGTCAAGAGTTAGCTTCAAAAGCCATAAGCATCGATAATGAAATAACTAAAGTAGCTACGAGCATAGAGGAAAGTAGTGCAGCATCAGAAGAAATAAGTGCTTCAATTCAAGAGGTGGATACAAGTGTTAATAACTTATCTTCAAAAGCACTTGATGGAAGTAACAATGCTAGTGAATCCAAGGATAGAGCTTTAAAGGTAAGTAAAGAAGGAAAAACAGCATCACAAGACATGATAAATATGTATAGCGAAAAAGAAAAGAGTATACTAAAGGCTATTGAAGAAGGCAAAGTAATAGGAGATATAAGAATTATGGCAGATGCTATTGCTGAAATAGCAAATCAGACTAATTTATTGTCTCTTAATGCATCAATTGAAGCTGCAAGAGCTGGAGAAATGGGTAAGGGCTTTGCAGTTGTTGCAAATGAAGTCAAAGAGCTAGCAAAACAATCAGGAGATGCGGTAGAAGGAATTAATAAGACAATTGAAAAGGTTAATGCAGCATTTGAACACTTATCCAAGAATAGCAGCGAAATATTGAAGTTTATGGATGAAAATGTAAAAAGTCAATTTTCAAAGTTCATTCAAATGGGTGATCAATATGAAAAAGATTCGGAATTTGTAAGTGATATGTCTAGTGAAATTGCATCCATGGCTGAGGAGCTCGAGGCTACTATTGGACAAGTAAATGATGCAATGCAAAACATGGCTAATAATCAACAACAAGAAGCAGAAAGCTCAGAAGAAGTTAAAGGAACTATAAGTGAGGTAGCAGCTTCAGCAGATCAGGTTTCTAAGATGTCGCAAAGTCAGGCAGAAGTAGCAATGAAATTGAATGAATTAATTCTAAAATTTAAAATATAA
- a CDS encoding MCP four helix bundle domain-containing protein → MASPKIFTKLILSFIFVAVISAFAGIVGILDMSKVDINLESMYEIDMKRTNILYELKTNVNDIKADTNLILKSTNEVKSDNIIDKIAKLVKEDDRLIYNYKKVIVMEKDKELFSEFEVNLKKWRASRNKVISYVVAGEYEAAIKEFDSTTSHYSDIMLNKLNLYIDYSKDITIYNYGDIKGQYKSAIMFSSILVIASIVVAIIMGIVLAKYICKNLLKIKSLPERLDEFEQTIDFDKVDKIVKKVIMSNSQ, encoded by the coding sequence ATGGCAAGCCCTAAGATTTTTACTAAATTAATATTATCATTTATTTTTGTTGCAGTGATATCTGCATTTGCAGGAATTGTGGGGATTTTAGATATGAGCAAAGTAGATATAAATTTAGAAAGTATGTATGAAATAGATATGAAGAGGACTAATATTCTATATGAATTAAAGACAAATGTTAATGATATCAAAGCTGATACTAATTTAATTCTTAAGTCAACTAATGAGGTTAAAAGTGACAATATTATTGATAAAATAGCTAAGCTTGTAAAAGAGGATGATAGGCTGATTTATAATTATAAAAAAGTTATAGTAATGGAAAAAGATAAAGAGTTATTTTCTGAATTTGAAGTCAATTTAAAAAAATGGAGGGCATCGAGAAATAAGGTTATTTCTTATGTTGTTGCTGGAGAATATGAAGCAGCTATTAAGGAATTTGATAGCACCACATCGCATTACAGTGATATAATGCTTAATAAGCTTAACTTATATATAGATTATAGCAAAGATATTACAATTTATAATTATGGTGATATTAAAGGGCAATACAAAAGTGCAATAATGTTCTCAAGTATTTTGGTCATTGCTTCTATTGTAGTTGCAATTATAATGGGAATAGTTTTAGCTAAGTACATATGTAAAAATTTATTAAAAATAAAAAGTTTGCCAGAAAGACTTGATGAATTTGAACAAACTATTGATTTTGATAAGGTAGATAAAATTGTAAAGAAAGTTATAATGTCAAACTCACAGTAA
- a CDS encoding FAD:protein FMN transferase → MNRDYVCSEMFCMGTIISQKIYGEDKKEVLFKVENEMRRLEKAMNFYSSSSEISKLNKFGFENEIKLSKDVYHVIKNAKNFSKKTLGAFDISLAPIIKLWGIFCENERVPSVKEIEKNLSLVNYKNLVLNDYKRTVKFLVEDMKVDLGGIAKGYAADRAIDIYKGGGVKSASINLGGNVSVIGEKPDGKSWCIGVQNPLKKRGEIIGAISVKNKSVVTSGSYVRYFEKDNIKYHHIIDPKTGYPAKEELLSVTVIFENSMLCDAVSTAAFIAGADGGIELVKRFRDVEAIFITKDRKVIITKGIAKSFSLVEESGFQYL, encoded by the coding sequence GTGAATAGGGATTATGTTTGCAGCGAAATGTTTTGCATGGGAACGATCATAAGCCAAAAAATATATGGTGAGGATAAGAAAGAAGTACTATTCAAGGTAGAAAATGAAATGAGAAGATTGGAGAAGGCTATGAATTTTTATAGCAGCTCTAGTGAAATCAGTAAACTAAATAAGTTTGGATTTGAAAATGAAATTAAACTTAGCAAAGATGTTTATCACGTAATAAAAAATGCAAAAAATTTTTCTAAAAAAACTCTGGGGGCTTTTGATATATCACTAGCTCCTATCATAAAATTATGGGGGATTTTTTGCGAAAATGAAAGAGTACCTTCAGTTAAAGAAATTGAGAAAAATCTCTCACTTGTAAATTATAAGAACTTAGTACTAAATGATTATAAACGTACTGTTAAATTTTTAGTCGAAGATATGAAAGTTGATTTAGGAGGAATAGCTAAGGGATATGCAGCAGATAGGGCAATTGATATTTATAAGGGTGGAGGTGTTAAGTCGGCTTCCATAAATCTTGGAGGTAACGTATCTGTAATTGGAGAAAAGCCAGACGGGAAAAGTTGGTGTATAGGTGTTCAAAATCCCCTAAAGAAGAGGGGAGAAATAATAGGGGCAATTAGTGTGAAAAATAAATCTGTGGTTACCTCAGGAAGTTATGTAAGATACTTTGAAAAAGATAATATTAAGTATCATCATATAATAGATCCTAAAACAGGATATCCAGCTAAAGAAGAACTTTTAAGTGTGACAGTTATCTTTGAAAATTCAATGTTATGTGATGCTGTTTCTACTGCTGCCTTTATAGCTGGGGCTGACGGTGGGATAGAATTAGTTAAAAGGTTTCGTGATGTAGAGGCAATATTTATTACTAAAGATAGAAAGGTTATTATAACTAAAGGGATTGCTAAGAGTTTTTCCTTAGTAGAGGAAAGTGGATTTCAATATTTATAA
- a CDS encoding FMN-binding protein: MVKKLVIAAIGVLVSIGLVVGVRYFVSVKNYQNKVRDTEIREVALSKVKDGNYIGSYDADFVQAKVKVEIKCHRITSIKLLEHKTERGKRAEVIPYMVVKAQSLKVDTITGATNSSKVILKSIEKALEKGENE; the protein is encoded by the coding sequence ATGGTGAAAAAGTTAGTTATAGCTGCTATTGGAGTATTAGTTTCTATAGGATTAGTGGTTGGTGTAAGATATTTTGTGTCAGTGAAGAACTATCAAAATAAAGTTAGGGATACTGAAATTAGAGAAGTTGCGTTATCAAAAGTTAAGGATGGCAATTATATTGGGAGTTATGATGCTGATTTTGTACAGGCAAAGGTAAAAGTGGAAATTAAATGTCACAGAATTACTTCTATAAAATTATTGGAGCATAAAACTGAAAGAGGTAAAAGAGCTGAGGTTATACCTTATATGGTGGTTAAGGCTCAGAGTCTTAAGGTGGACACTATAACTGGAGCAACAAATAGTAGCAAGGTAATACTTAAGTCTATAGAAAAGGCACTTGAGAAGGGTGAAAATGAGTGA